In Bacteroidales bacterium, the sequence GTGGGAGCAACGTCAGAAGACCCGGTTGGAAAACCAGAGGCTCCTCACAGAAAACCTGCAGAATCGTTATGATGTCCTCAAAAACCAGGTAGATCCTCATTTTCTCTTTAACTCACTTAATACGTTGAATGGCTTGATCGGCTATGATGATGATAAAGCTCATGAATATGTAGACCAACTGTCTTTAGTATTCCGGCATACCATGCATAATAAAGAAATATTGTCATTAAGCGAAGAGTTGGATTTTACCATGTCATATATATATCTGATGAAGATACGTTATAATGATAGTTTACAATTGATCACCAACATTGATGACCTTTACCTTGATTATTATATTTTACCCTGCGGATTACAATTATTAATAGAAAATGCTATCAAGCATAATATAGTCAGTAATAAATATCCGCTGGAGGTGACGATTGAGACCTCCGGTCATGATACGATTCTTGTACGAAACAATATACGCCGGAAGCCGGAAGTGGAAGCCGGAAGTGGAGTGGGACTGGCCAATCTTAACGAAAGGTATCGACTTCTGTTCCGTAAGGAGATAATCATTAAGGACATGGATGGTATTTTCAGTGTAGAGGTCCCTCTGATCAAAGAAAAAGAAAAACCAAAAGTAATACAAGATGAAAGCTATTATTGTAGAAGATGAATTTGTAGCGGCACAAACCCTGCAACGTTTAATCGCAGAAGTAGACAAAGAAATTGAGATAATAACGGTTTTACAGAGCGTGGAAGACAGTGTGGAATGGTTTTCATCGAATCCGGCCCCCGATTTGGTTTTCTTAGATATTCATCTGGCCGATGGTTCATCCTTTTCTATTTTCGACCAGACGACCATCAATTGTCCGATCATATTCACTACAGCTTATGATGAATATTCCTTAAAAGCATTTGAGGTAAACAGCATTGACTATCTGCTCAAACCAATCAATAAAAAAGGATTGGAACGGGCTATGTTAAAGTTGAAGAATCTTACATTCAAACAGGACAATATGGATTTGATTAACAATCTGCTGGCCACCCTAAAAGAAACAAAAGAGAACTATAAAACTCACTTCCTTATTCCCCATAAGGACAAACTGATCCCCCTTGCTGCAGAAAAGATTGCTTATTTTTATTCTGAATTCAAAATGGCGAAAATCATCACCTTTGACCAACATATTTATACTGTGGATACTTCGTTAGATGAAATTTCTAAACGGTTGGATCCTTCCCTGTTTTTTAGAGCAAACCGTCAATATATTCTATCACACCATGCTATCAACGATATTTCCGTCTGGTTTGGCAGCAAACTATCAATTAATTTATCCGTACCCACTGCAGATAAAGTAATTGTAAGCAGGGCAAGGGTCCCGGAATTTAAAACTTGGTATACCCGCGAAGGTTAAGAAAACATATCAAAAGTCTTTGAATAATTAAAAGAAAAAAGGGGCATATGCCCCTTTCCCATTAACACACACAGAAACTAGATTCATTTACCGAACCTTGACTCTTAACCTTTAAATATTAAATATAACATAAGAACGTATATAACGGGAAGCAAACTTCCGATATATATAACACGGAAAATGAAAAAATGTTCAGAAAAAAGTTTATTTTTTATTCTATTTTTTTAATCCGGTCATTTCATCATAACGATCCATGATTTTACGAACAACCGGATCGAGAGGATCAAACTTTAACTCATCAATCTCGGCTACAGGCAACACTTTAGGTGAAGTCCCGGATATAAAAGCAGCACTCATTTTGTTAAGATGAGATACCTCTACTCGTTTTTCCAGAAGAGGAATAGAAAGTTCATGGCATATTTGCAGGACATATTTCCGGGTAATACCTGGTAAAACATCAACTTCCGGAGCTGTGTATACCACCCCATTATCAACCATAAAAAAGTTGGACCGGGCGCCTTCTGTAATATAACCGTCAGGATGAACCAAAATAACCTCATATACTCCTTTTTCTTTTATGATCCGATCCACCTCACGGATAAACGTTTGCTGTATGACCTTGGCATTAGGATTTTGCCTTTCGGCGTAAAAAAGAGTTGAACGGAAGCCTATAGAATAAAGATCTTCAGAAGGATAACGATGGGGTATGAAGAAAAATGCATAATGCCCAATTTTTCCCTCCCGATAGGAAAATTCTAACTTAATATTGCCGCTTTTTACTTTATTTATTTTTAAAAGCTCTTCCAATTGTTGTTTGAAATTAATATCGGGAGGCAATGTAACCTTCGCCAATTTTGCAGAATATTGCAGTCGTTCAAGATGATCTCCCAGGAAAAGAAATACTCCGTTAGTTACACGTATAACCTCATATAAGATGCCGTATCTTTCCTGGGGATAAGAATTGACAGGTTCTGTCCGGC encodes:
- a CDS encoding histidine kinase, which translates into the protein MLVLFLSPLFAKCQIWLFNENPASPNAHLTFNFVKDLIVLVIVFLLTALTFMWEQRQKTRLENQRLLTENLQNRYDVLKNQVDPHFLFNSLNTLNGLIGYDDDKAHEYVDQLSLVFRHTMHNKEILSLSEELDFTMSYIYLMKIRYNDSLQLITNIDDLYLDYYILPCGLQLLIENAIKHNIVSNKYPLEVTIETSGHDTILVRNNIRRKPEVEAGSGVGLANLNERYRLLFRKEIIIKDMDGIFSVEVPLIKEKEKPKVIQDESYYCRR
- a CDS encoding LytTR family DNA-binding domain-containing protein, producing the protein MKAIIVEDEFVAAQTLQRLIAEVDKEIEIITVLQSVEDSVEWFSSNPAPDLVFLDIHLADGSSFSIFDQTTINCPIIFTTAYDEYSLKAFEVNSIDYLLKPINKKGLERAMLKLKNLTFKQDNMDLINNLLATLKETKENYKTHFLIPHKDKLIPLAAEKIAYFYSEFKMAKIITFDQHIYTVDTSLDEISKRLDPSLFFRANRQYILSHHAINDISVWFGSKLSINLSVPTADKVIVSRARVPEFKTWYTREG
- a CDS encoding aminotransferase class IV is translated as MLYQYMIFDGRTEPVNSYPQERYGILYEVIRVTNGVFLFLGDHLERLQYSAKLAKVTLPPDINFKQQLEELLKINKVKSGNIKLEFSYREGKIGHYAFFFIPHRYPSEDLYSIGFRSTLFYAERQNPNAKVIQQTFIREVDRIIKEKGVYEVILVHPDGYITEGARSNFFMVDNGVVYTAPEVDVLPGITRKYVLQICHELSIPLLEKRVEVSHLNKMSAAFISGTSPKVLPVAEIDELKFDPLDPVVRKIMDRYDEMTGLKK